cagtaaatgataaaaataaaataatataataattaatatataataatataataatcattcTAAATTCACATGCGGAAGATTAGAATTGAAATAATAAAGCCATCGATTAATTTGGATTCtatttaccgacagttttcacgaactACAATTTCGTATCCCGTTGACAATTAGTGGTGggtaaaagtctttcagaaaaattccatatttttaaattaaattcctttatttatttcagtcattttggcataaaattcaatcattaactattagataaaaattacattaattattcactcccaactccaagtaaaatataaatacatttttactaagcctataattttaaaatttaataaatagttcctaaatacatttttactaagtctataatttataaaacttattttcggatcactgtttattttaaaatcacataagttcctttttaactcgtttactatctatcgaatgacaTTTGAACGTTAacatcgtttattaaataacttcgaaatcacaaaatatatattctatatactttatttatatatatactctttaaacaataattgttatatattattattatttttcaacactGATTATAACAATTTCAATAtataatattacattttataatatatatatatatatatatattaattataaaatgaaatattatatattaaattaataatattaaatatactgatattatttaatatatttatttccaacaattaaataatatattatttcaaataatatttcaaataaaattatatatatctctttacaaattagttgttcgtgaatcgtcgggaatagtcaaaggtcagatgatttcataaaatagttcaaacattttgagactcgatttagtagactttgtttatcgtgtcagaatcttataaggataaagtttaaatttggtcagaaatttccgggtcgtcacagcatatATTTTGTATTTCAATAAAGTTAATACATACTTGGCACATGAAAACATTTTCACGAATCCCGTTTTGTGGATTACTGTTATGAACCTTTCCTAAAACAATGTCGTGTATAACAAACTCTACAAAATATCCGTTTGTCAAAAGACCAAACTTATTTTCAGCATTATATAGAAATATACTGGATACAAACCACCGACTTGTCAAAAGATAAAGCATATAGCCAACCTCATGGGTAGAAACAAACTCTACTAATGAGATATTTTCCATCTTTTGACCAATAAACGCTAAATTTTATATGTAGAAACATACTCTACGTAAAAAAGAATTTTCAAATTAACGTTGTGGGTAAtaatatatgaaaatattaattttcataACCGAGAATATTATTCATGTCAAAATATAGTCTACACATACAAGAGTTTTGACCAAACGGTTTATCAATATATGTGAAGGGTTAAAGCAGTTTTTAATACCACCACTATTTTACTAATATTTGCAATAGTTGGTTATTAACTTCACTTATGGTATTATGGGACAGAGTACCGTGTGATAATCTTGATCCAAATGTAAGTCCACGGATACGTACATGTTAGATAGATCAAGTACCAATTGAACCCATTAATTATACGTTTCCTCTTCAAATATCCTTTTCCAAACCAcaatttgatttaaaacttatattAAACCCTTATGTAACAAATATGTTACAAGTGTGGcaaaaaagatataaaaaaaaaaagaataaacaAACGCATTCAGTTTGCCATAATGATCATATTATGTTTACCacaaatttttttaatttttttacaaaCGATTTGGACACAAATTCCACACATTTTATTTAAACAGTCTTCGATCACCTCTTCATGCTACTTCAATACACAAACTTTTGTCAAAACCATACATGACAAACGTCATATTAAACTAGGAATTTATTTTCAATTCCAACCAAGTTTACATTTTCCAAAAGCTATTTAATCGTTATAAAACAATCGTTATGAACGCTCTTTAATAACTTCACAAATGAAACATATATTATTTTGAAGAATATGAAGTGTAAACGACGTTTACACCAAAAAAAAATTCTTCATCTATTAGATTTATAAATATTTCATAAAAGTCCATGATGTTTCTTaaattatatactccgtatatagtaCACATCAAAGCCATAGTAATATAACAAGCCAATGTAAAATGATATCCATTTCCCGGTCGTCCAAACTCTAATGAAAGAAACAGTCTATTCAGACTTTTTAACGGGTGTTTTAAATCCATACTCAAAATTAGTCACAACTTACATGTAAAATTACATTTTACAAAAGAAGTTTCTCGTACTATGCACTTTAAAACGCATTTTAACATGTCGTATTTATACTTAATCGTATAACTCATTCGACCAAATAATATCCCTCAAAATAATTTTTCCTAGACTTATTCCAAAATTGTTCGGGTACTCATTATCAATCTGTTTTAAGATTGTATAGTATCCGAAAAAAGATTAATACAATATATTCATTAACATAAAGAAATCAAATATAATGAAATAGACATACCTTAAAACGCGTATAATGGAAAGGATATTTATCATTTTACGAAGAGCAGCCGAAAGATATTCAACAACAAATGTTGAAGCCGAGGCCCTTGTTAGACACGGTTCCCTTAAAACAGATTCGTCGTCTACACGTCGTCTGTTTCTCAGGGTACAACGGCTGAAGCAgtagtactgccggacttgaaccaTATGCCTGAAAAAGTTGTCTCGGTCATAGTTTGTAAGCCAACCATATGTTTGTTCCCAAAACTGTTTGATACTATAAGTGATGAACTTAGTATGCTTACAAAACCATTCATCAATTGTGTGTGTATGTGTTTTTATCCATGATAATTCATCTCACCAACAACTTAGAAAATAAATTGAGACTCCAAGTTATAGGAATCAAGggggaaacttaaaggatgcaaATAAATGCATCAAGTATATTATGAAATAAATGACAATCAAATgtcattattaatcataagttatgAAAGAATGATAAGTCACATTAAGTGTCAACCTTCCAACATAACTTAATAATCAATTATCATTCACACATTATTTAATAATTTCCAACAGTTTCAACATTGTGTTATTAGTAaaaactagcttaagacccgcggaTTCGCGGGTTTCGTTAAATAATTTTTTGACTGGAAGAAAAATTTTAATGATTAAAGCAAACATTCAAAACAAACATGAAATCAAAAACACAATCAAACAAAAATGTATATCAAAAACACAATCAAAACAAACATGTATTATCCCAGATAAAAAAGCATGGAAATCAAAAACACAATCAAACAAACATGTGTTTCATGTCACAAACATGTTATTATTCAAACAAAAAACTTaacaaataattaaaaaaatattgagATAAGAATTGCTTGTTGATTCCAACCATGAGCTTCAACCTTAGAAAATTTTGAGTTATTTAGCATCAATCAACAAAAATAAATGCTGGATTGTTTCCTTCATTATGGCCTTCCAAAATACCTCCTCCATTTATACCTTCAAAACTATATATTAATAAGTGTTATAAGTAATAGTTAAACTCTATAATCTAACACTATGgaatttaataatttaaataggTAGAAACTTTATTACGCTCGTCTGTAGTCCTCAATAGAATCGATAGCAGCATTTATGAATAGGCGCGAACCCCAagggttgttggaaataaaagtaTGATCTAAAAGTTAAATGATTTACTATAAATTATTTGTGtacattatttaaaaaaaaaaaaaaaacaatacaaAATATTTCTACAACAGAATGTTAAAATCAGTTTGTTACCTTGAAATTGTTTGATGAAGACATTATTTAGCAAACATACTAATGGAACACCATCATTGGCATGGTTTGTAGCATACTCGTGTAATTGAACTGCTAGAGTAGACCAGATTGTTCCTCTTATCCTAGCTCCCCtgtttatataaatatgtataagaaATTAATTTCAAATTAGTATTTTGGTTCTAGTGATGATCAGTGATGGATCTTTTAATATAagatatatgaatttatatataaagttGTTGTATGAATTTTAATGAAACTTACTCTAAATCTTCTAGTGTAAAGGTAATGGAATGCATAATATGTCCATAAACATGATTGACGCGCAGATGCCATAGTTCAACCAAACGTCCGACGACATCTACATATAAAGATAAATACCATCGACTTAAATTGTTCATATGTATTATAACTATAtgatgatgttacgattgttgacgATGGTAAGACCAAGCAGATCACAGTGCATTGATATATAGATTAACAGTATGGCTTAAAAGTAGAAAAATGTACCAAAAGCAATTCTTGGATGTAGAACTGAGTTGTTGATGTCATTGTAATTAACTGGATGGAAATCGTCATTAGGTAGCTGAAATCCAAGATATGGAAGTAGTTGTGTATGATGCACAAAGCGGATTTTCCACATAGTATTAATAAGCTTATAATGATCTTGGTAAGGAACCAAGCTAAAACCATCAATTTGCAAAAATCGACCTTCAACTAACATATTTTCGAACAATGCTATTAGGCTCATTTCAACGCATGCAATCATTTTGTATCCCTGTAAAAAATTTAGAATATCATCATAAAACTAATTTTCTGTATAATCATGTATAGTTAACTTAATAACAGAAATATTTTTTGTCAAATCATTGTAATTTTGGTAGTGTTTACCTGTTGATCAATCAAAATAGCTTCCATGTTTCCTAAAGTGTTAGGATTCCTGTAGTTCATTTTTCGTGAGACTGCAAAAACCTGAACTCGAACCCTAGGATTATCTATGTCAGGATGTTATTGAAGATGACAGCAGCGTCCATCAGAAAAAATGAATGTAATGTGTTTAAAAACTATAGGCTAGGGTGAATGAAAAGCAAATAAAGCATTTAGGTATTTATAATTAAGGTTGGTTCTATTTTTGATAACAATTTGTTTACATTCTGTAATACTCTaatcaaattattatcattaaagagaAATCAATGAAGGATaatctatttttatataaaatactaAGAGATTTTCTACCAATTTCAATACTTATCTTTATTTTAAGTGGCAATAGTTATATAAGTTGACTTCATGCAATCACATATACAATTATTATCTATAAGCAATAATATCGTGTAATGCTGCAACGATATTAGCTGTTATCAACAACAAAatatatgataagcaaagtttacTGGTAGAACCTAAAAACTCCTTAGATGCAATTTCGTAGAAGCAATTTCGTAGCAGCAGTATTTAATATAAACTGTAATAAAGGATTTATGTATTGAAAAAAAACGTTAATAAGATTAGATTATATGACCGTTCTTTTCAAATACGATTAGAATATAAGTTTATTGAGTGTGCATTGTTTAAGTTAATTGTAGGTGTAAATCTGTTTATCATCATGATCCATGTATTGTTGTTCACATATAAACCACATCCAAGTCATTTGAATATGATTATGTTATTGGCATTTGAATAGAAGCCATACTTGTATTAATGGATTTAGTAAAACGGCTTTAAGGGAAGAATCAAAAAATGTGATTGGTAATTGTAGTATATTGGGTAGCAATACTTTATAAAGTAATAGTCCATCGTGATACGCTCAATAACTTCGTGGAGCATCATTGGTGTTTCGTATCAAATGTTATATTTAGCATGATTAAATAGTAATACGAAATTTGTTCCACTTTGTATTGAAAAGTTTCAAAACTAAACACGATTATCAAAATTGAAAACCTTGAACAAACATATTCAACATCAATATTGTAgtccaattatttgtaaatagttaaATATTATCTAAGTATTTCTTTGACGACTTTCCCACATTTGATTCAATGTAAAAAAAACGTTTGAAATAGTCATTCATGGTGAACACCGATGAGAGTTGTTGCTTTTCTTTCAATATCCTTTGCATATCAGTTAAACTCTTTTGACGTACTTTATCAGCCTACATAATACACATGAAAAATAAATTATTGTACGAAATACTTACATTGTAGtatggtataataataatttgaacaaaatttcttaccttttccagtaaatCAATTAAAATTGTGAATTTTCCTGTTAAAGTTGACATTTCTGTTGAAAAATTTGTCATAGCATATTCATCACCCTTATCAACAAAACCAGTTCCTGATAAAGAAATTGATATATGTTTTTGCAAACTTTCCATCTCTTTAGTATTATCACTTTCTTCCTTCATCAAACTTTCTTTCAATTCTAGCATTCTCTTCAGTTGTTCATTGAATAGTTCCACAtgatttaatattaactataaaatttttatataataatgtatattgtaacaaaaattataatgcttaaaacataatgatatctaaccacaaaaaaaatatatttgtacCTGAATAACATCGGAAGGACGGAAACCACCCATCCACATTATAGAACGTGCTGTTGGTGGCATCCAACAAccataaataatattaaaaagatATCAATTTTCGCTGCTGATTGCTTCATTTTGAACAGTTGATTATAATGTGAAAAAATAACCTCCAATAGTGGTCTAATTCGAGATGCATCGAAGTTGATCATTATTTGTTTACGCAAATTATAAATAAGTACTTGATGTTCCTCAAACCAATCCGAGTAGACTTTTGCAAAATTGAGAGGATCTTGCATTGATTGATTTGTTTGGACAAAAAATAATAAAGTTAGGAATGATTATAACATAATATATTATTTTGGGGAAATTAatgtttatttaaaattgtaatgtatatataaatgtaccacTATTTCTATTTCCTTGACTGAGTTCCTGTAATAAGGTATTTTTGGTTAGTTATCAATTAAGTATTAaaaaattcaaatataaaaagtgaaaAATAATTGtgttattcatattcatattcatattcaaattaaaagacaaaagttatgaatagtactattcgcaGGCTTTATTAATAGACAATGTCCAACAATTAAAATAACGTAGATTACCTTTGTAAATTGATCTTGCTGTATTTGAATTTTCCTTGAGAGTTGTTCAACCTGTTTTTCCAAATCCTCTACATAGGCTTAATATTTACCATTAGGGAAATAAATTAATTAGTGTTTTTCATATTCATTCGTTTATTAAGAATTTATATAATAAACTTTAAGTATTATATAAATGTAAAAAGAGTGACATTAAttaatagaattatttatataataataactgtaaatcaaataatatatacattaacattatttatttttacttcaTCTCATTTTTTTCATCTTAATATATCATTAAAGGATCTATAGGTTTCCTCATCATGTTGTTATAAAATTTggatttatataaacgtaaatacaATAAAATAATGAAAGTAACCTTTTTTCTCAACTTGCATCTCAGATTAGCCTCTCTttgattaatttttttttcaagacCTATAGAAAATAAAAGGTATAAAAATTGGAACAtcataaaagttttaagatttttctTTGTCAATTACAATTATAATCAATGTCAAGAGATACATACCTTATCCTAATGACTAATTTCGTATTCTTCAACTATTTTTTCATCGATTTGTTGTTGATGATGCACTTCATTATTTTTTTCCCTTTGTGTTCCTTGAATTGAATCACTCTTATTTTCTTTTTGCTTTGTTTTAACCATTTTGATTACAAAATTTTCGTTGCAGATCTTGCATTTAGAATGAAAGAAAACAGAAACTTTGCTACTGGTAATACTTATAAAATAGGTAATTTTATTTTAGGAATTATGTTAATTGTATCATTTTTTAGGTAACAATAACAATTGTTTTGACCAAATCTTTAATAATTATTGAATAAATTCCGAAGTTTTTTAGAAtaagtaatttttaaaatataattttaatcTATTTTAATGTCAATCTGTTTACAAAATGGTTAAAACCATTCGGAATTATCATTAATGTCAATCAATTTAGATTAAACTCATaactattttaatttatttatcattAATGTCAATCTATTTAATTTATTTAGCATTATATCTCATGACTATTTTAATTCCTTTAGCATTAATGTCAATCTATTTTAATATCAATACGGTATTATTAGCAGAGATGATTTGTGTTTCCGCCGATCAAAGCTTTCAAAATCATCGATTACCAACTAAtataaattggtaacaaatatattacaATGATGATTGTTTTGTTCCGTTGATTGAATCACTCGAAATTATTAAACACAAACAATATAAAAAATATACCAGATTAAAGATAAACTAAATAAAAAATAAAGCATTCAATTATCTAAAATTAGTGAAGGAATTATGTTATTTTCGGGTAGACCACCTATTAATTATTATAACTGAAAATATAACTGTATCAATTAGCATTAAATTAGATGATTTCAATTATTTTAAAGAATAGATGTAGTTGTTTGTATATGGTTAATTTATAAATGAATTGAACCACTTTGACTACCTGGTTAAATGCATATTGAATTGAATATAGTATTCCTTATAATTTGTAAAAAATGTTTACATTTAAAATTGATTGATTTATATTAGGATTTGTAGCTATTAGCTAACTGTTTATAACaattattatgtttttaaataagaTATTTTGATGTATTAAATAAGTAGATATGTATTGATTACACAGTGTATAAGTATAGATTATATAAACTacacaaaaataagtaatcatgtaACAATGACTTTATGGGAGAAAATGCTatcgaaatgaaaatatgaaacatAATCTGTCTTAATAGAACGATTTCAACTCCATAAACAGGATTATTATTAAAATACGAATACAAAAGGAAAATATAAAGGAAATATAAAACTTGTCCCAATGACATAAAATTGAGATTATTAGACAATAAATCTTGAAACTAAAAAAAAGATAAGTTGATAGTTGTTCTTCTCAAACATGACATTCATCAGTATAGTTTAGATGAAAATAAATGCAGCATTGTTTCCTCCATTTTGTCCTTGTAACATACCACCTCCTGGAAGATCTTGAAGactatcaaaataattataatgcttATCAGTGTTATCAACTAATGtaacaatataatatttatattaaagaaTATGGTATAAAGTTTCTTACGCTACTATGTACTCAACGATAGAATCGATACCAACATTTACGAACAGGCGGGAACCCCACAGGTGGTTAGAAACCAAAGGAGCACCTAGTGtttataatataactatatgttaAGTTGATTGCGTgtgattttataaaataatatatatagataataaaaaATAAACATATTAGGCTAAAAATTGTCTCTAACCTTGCCATTGTTTAATTAACATGTTGTTTAGCAAACATAGTAATGGAACACCATCATTGACATGAGTTATAGCATAGTCATGTAACTGTAGTGCAAGATTATTCCATAGTGTTCCTCTTATCCTGTTACCCCTGACATATTTTGATATTTAAAAAGAGTTAGTTATATCACGATTTAAATTGGGAATGCTCCTCATTAATGATGTAAAGAATgtcaatataatactaatatattaatactatattaTGTGGTTGTATAGATAGTGTGAGAACAAACTCTAAATCTTGTAGAGTAAACGTAATTGATTGCAAAAGCTGTCCATTTCTGTAATTTACGTGCAACGCCCTTAGTTCAACCAGTTGGCCGACAACATCTGTATTTAAAATATAAGATGGTATTGATATGTATAAAAAATATCAAAATGTAACAGTACACTGAAATAGATTTACGATTGTAAATTAGAGAAAACATACCAAAAGCAATTCTTGGATGTAGAACGGAGTTGATGATTTGATTGTAATGAACAGGATCGTAACCATCATTAAGTAGATGAAAAGCAACACATGGTAGTACCTGGGTATGAAGCATGAAGCGGATCTTCCATTCTTTTTTTATAAGCTTACAATGATCATCGTAAGAAACCAGGCTAAAGCGAGAAATATGCAAAAAACGACCTTCGACTAACATATCTTGGAAAATGGCTATCAAGCTCATATCAACGGATGCAATTATCTTGCCGCcctataaaaatgtattttatgatCATTGAACAATTTATATGATACAACCATGACAGGTAAATTATAGTAAAAACAACTATGAATGTACACTATTTGAATTTTCTATAATATAGTACCTGTTGATCAATAAGAATAATCTCCATAGGCCCTAAACTTGTAGGAAGCCTGAATGCGGTTTTTCTAAACACCGCAAATACCTGAACACGAACATGAGGATTAGGGATGTCAGGATGTAGATCATTCAAGTGATTGAATATAACAGCAGCATCCATTAGGTAAACAAAAATATTATCTTTTGTTTATATTTTGTAGAAAGACCGTGAATGAATGAAAAACAATGAAAAAAGTATGACATTTATAGGAACAGTTTTCTAATTTTAAATGGTGATTGGTATTCTGTTCTAATTAAATCAAATATACACCAAAAATAATACTTACAAACATGATATTCTATTTCTATTTAGAATTCTAGATAACTTTTTATTAAATTGATGTTGTATCTTAAAATTAAATGGCATGATAATTTTAGGGTTGTCCTGTATCAACTATAATACGTGAAACCATTTGAATGAAAGATTTTTATCAAATTCttattaaaaaataattattagaattaaagatAAGTATACAATATCATGTACGCAAACTCAAATGGTAAAAGTTTTGTCTGCATGTAGTTTCAACTTAAATCTACTTATAATATCGGTTTTTCTTAACTATTCTGTATTATACATAtagtctatataatatatattgtttaatacaaattatatcTCCAATGTAATATAGAGTGAACTAATATTTACTGGTACAAATTAAATGAGTAATAAACTATGTTATTATTCTACACACATAATAAATAGTAAACTTACATCTGATTTGAAATCCTGCTATAGTGAGAAAGTATATCGATCAAATTGTCTAGGATCAGATGGCGAATTGGATACCTAAAACAATGCTCAATGTGATTAACAATTGAGGTTACCAATAAACATGATTGtaaattagtattaaaaatatgGATGTTGTAATCTCATACCTGGTAGAACATAAAGCTATACATCTGCACATAGCTAACTTGGgtataaagttaaaaaaaaaaaacttatatacataaatgtaataTGTATTACATACTTTACAAATAAAAAAAGAAAATTATTCACTTACAATTATTTAAGTGGATTGAATACCTGTAATTATGCGAACTGTCGATCAATATGTTCAGGTTTAAAATGGACAGAATAATGTAAAATTTAAATGTAAGAAACCTGTAAGTGTAAAGTAACTCTCGCTGCATCAAATTTACAGAACTTGTAATATGATAACAAATGGAATTAAACCAAAAGTAACCTTGACTATTTCTCAATCATGGTTTAGTACAATGAAAATAAGAAACAAACAAAATGACGGTATACATACTTACTAATATATTAGTTTAAATACGCCTCAAAACTTCCTTGTAAACCGCATTCTTTGTGATTTTTGAATCCTTTCCATCGTTGTCTAAAATAACGACCTTCAAACCCTTTTTGGTAGTTACACGAGATACAGCAACATACAGCTGTCCATGAGTAAATACAGGTTTACGCAGAAATAATCCGACATTTGCAAGAGATTGCCCCTGACTCTTATTGATAGTCATTGAAAAACATACGGAAACCGGAAATTGTCTTCGTCGAAACTTAACTGCTATTTTCTTGTCGCTAGGTTCAACTACCATTCGTGCTATGTATGTAAGGTTACCAAAAGAGTGACCAGTAATTATCCTAGCTTCAATAGTATGTTCTGCCAGCCTCTCCACTTGTAATCGTGTACCATTACACAACCCTTTAGATTGGTCGATATTTCGAAGTAACATTATTGGTACTCCGACTTTCAACGCAAGTTTATGGTTAGGCACACCAGGAACCTTAAGACCATTCAAAGTCTCAGGTGAATATAATTGTTGAGCAAATATGTCGTCGTCCTCATCGGGGGATAGACTATCAGAACTGTAGTAAATCCTTTCTTCACCAGATAAACTTGATAAGATATGTTCATTAA
The window above is part of the Rutidosis leptorrhynchoides isolate AG116_Rl617_1_P2 chromosome 1, CSIRO_AGI_Rlap_v1, whole genome shotgun sequence genome. Proteins encoded here:
- the LOC139899448 gene encoding uncharacterized protein — protein: MDAAVIFNHLNDLHPDIPNPHVRVQVFAVFRKTAFRLPTSLGPMEIILIDQQGGKIIASVDMSLIAIFQDMLVEGRFLHISRFSLVSYDDHCKLIKKEWKIRFMLHTQVLPCVAFHLLNDGYDPVHYNQIINSVLHPRIAFDVVGQLVELRALHVNYRNGQLLQSITFTLQDLEGNRIRGTLWNNLALQLHDYAITHVNDGVPLLCLLNNMLIKQWQVDNTDKHYNYFDSLQDLPGGGMLQGQNGGNNAAFIFI